In a genomic window of Larus michahellis chromosome 3, bLarMic1.1, whole genome shotgun sequence:
- the LOC141740248 gene encoding prolyl-tRNA synthetase associated domain-containing protein 1-like, whose translation MAAAPELREALAQRLRELGIAAVTAEHPQVFTVEEMMPHVQHMKGGHSKNLFLKDKKKKGFWLVTVLHNRQVNLNDLAKKLGVGSGNLRFADENAMLEKLKVGQGCATPLALFCDQGDVRFVLDAGFLEGGHEKVYFHPMTNSATMGLSPDDFLKFVRSTGHDPIIVHFDEDIK comes from the exons atggcggcggcgccgGAGCTGCGGGAGGCCTTGGCGcagcggctgcgggagctgggcatCGCCGCCGTCACCGCCGAGCACCCCCAG GTGTTCACTGTTGAAGAAATGATGCCCCATGTCCAACATATGAAAGGTGGTCACAGTAAAAACCTGTTtcttaaagacaaaaagaagaaaggattttgGCTGGTGACTGTTTTGCACAACAGGCAAGTCAATTTAAATGATCTTGCTAAAAAACTGGGTGTCGGAAGTGGAAACCTACGATTTGCCGATGAAAACGCCATGCTGGAAAAGCTAAAAGTGGGCCAGGGCTGTGCAACACCCCTGGCCCTCTTCTGTGACCAGGGAGACGTGAGGTTTGTGCTGGATGCTGGCTTTCTGGAAGGTGGCCATGAAAAGGTGTACTTTCATCCAATGACAAATTCTGCAACCATGGGCTTAAGCCCCGACGACTTCTTGAAGTTCGTGAGATCAACAGGCCATGATCCCATCATCGTACATTTTGATGAAGACATTAAGTAG